A single genomic interval of Borrelia hispanica CRI harbors:
- a CDS encoding BTA121 domain-containing protein surface lipoprotein, whose protein sequence is MQKLLLLPIISYLLMSCNPQAGQNTNNKDSRLTLPAKDQTKINEEVANITKQLPLDTQEALIFLTNILNNDTIEPNISIYTDEEINNFILHLGTKKIKDMVINIVLALKIIKNIEAKIQEINVNNLNKNVLIEQLKYEINNYKIALKRAANQEFFDIAKINIQNTPITEIIDMQKKVKRAVDTQEKIIKKLEEYEHRSLNYLIKAIINENINEYDKYDKYDKFNKFLLETGVNKTSSILTNLRKHIIYAESAARRAGIIKDETQKTSLNNQLSKIHTDFKKSLREAFEHDDFNIIEQNINNVSYLDEFEQIETEAKKIFNRLLTSTPMKIDYSSVKIDF, encoded by the coding sequence ATGCAAAAATTATTACTTTTACCAATTATTTCATACTTACTAATGAGCTGTAATCCACAAGCAGGACAAAATACCAATAATAAAGATTCCAGATTAACTCTACCAGCAAAAGATCAAACAAAAATCAATGAAGAAGTTGCAAATATAACAAAACAACTGCCTCTTGACACACAGGAAGCACTAATCTTTTTAACAAACATTCTAAATAATGACACTATAGAACCAAACATCAGCATCTACACAGATGAGGAAATTAATAATTTCATCCTACATTTAGGAACAAAAAAAATTAAAGATATGGTTATAAATATTGTACTAGCATTAAAAATAATAAAAAATATAGAAGCCAAAATTCAAGAAATAAATGTAAATAATCTAAACAAAAATGTATTAATTGAGCAATTAAAATATGAAATAAATAATTACAAAATAGCCCTTAAACGAGCTGCCAATCAAGAATTTTTTGATATTGCAAAAATCAATATTCAAAACACACCTATTACTGAAATTATAGACATGCAAAAAAAAGTAAAACGAGCTGTAGATACTCAAGAAAAAATAATAAAAAAGCTTGAGGAGTATGAACATAGATCATTAAATTACTTAATAAAAGCTATAATAAATGAAAACATTAATGAATATGATAAGTATGATAAATATGATAAATTTAATAAATTCTTATTAGAAACAGGGGTAAACAAAACCTCAAGCATACTTACAAACCTTAGAAAACATATTATCTATGCAGAAAGTGCAGCAAGAAGAGCTGGTATAATAAAAGATGAAACACAAAAAACTAGCTTAAATAATCAACTATCAAAAATTCACACAGATTTCAAAAAATCACTAAGAGAAGCTTTTGAGCATGATGATTTTAATATTATTGAGCAAAACATTAATAATGTTTCTTATCTAGATGAATTTGAGCAAATAGAAACTGAGGCAAAAAAAATTTTCAACAGACTATTAACATCTACCCCCATGAAAATCGATTATAGCTCCGTTAAGATCGATTTTTAA